One genomic region from Mastacembelus armatus chromosome 21, fMasArm1.2, whole genome shotgun sequence encodes:
- the LOC113123913 gene encoding C-type lectin domain family 4 member E-like — MQCSATEVSAVKNNLTELLQASYDKILSLFEERDLLRTISKHMENNLTELRAQLTAMTEKSDWPKDRCCPAGWKMFGRTCYLLSVDSGSWDKGRQDCRDRGADLVVIDSREEQVFLSDLAPVDTWSWIGLTDKEVEGTWKWIDGSSLTTSYWDANQPDNGGGDPNCGEEDCAHIQTGKKITKNWNDLSCDASLRWICEKMA; from the exons ATGCAGTGTTCAGCTACAGAAGTCTCTGCTGTCAAAAACAACTTGACTGAGCTTCTTCAGGCCAGTTATGACAAGATTCTGTCCCTGTTTGAAGAGAGAGACCTGCTGAGGACCATCTcaaaacacatggaaaacaacCTGACTGAGCTGAGGGCCCAGCTCACTGCGATGACTGAAAAGTCAGACTGGCCGA aAGACAGATGTTGTCCTGCAGGATGGAAGATGTTTGGGCGTACTTGTTATCTCCTCTCTGTCGACAGTGGCTCCTGGGATAAAGGCAGACAGgactgcagagacagaggagcagaTCTGGTGGTCATAGACAGTCGGGAAGAACAG GTGTTCCTGTCTGACTTGGCTCCAGTGGATACCTGGAGTTGGATTGGTTTGACTGACAAGGAAGTGGAGGGCACCTGGAAATGGATTGATGGAAGTTCATTGACTACAAG TTACTGGGACGCAAACCAGCCTGACAATGGTGGTGGAGATCCAAATTGCGGAGAAGAAGACTGTGCACATATACAAACTGGCAAGAAAATTACAAAGAACTGGAACGACCTGTCATGTGACGCTTCTCTGCGATGGATCTGTGAGAAAATGGCTTAA